The uncultured Paludibaculum sp. sequence TGGCGGGTACTGTTGTGTTTCTGGTCGAGGAAGATGCGCTTGTAAGTGGTGCTGTGCGCGCCGCTGGCCCAGGCGGCGAACTCCTGCTGATGGCACCGTTGGCAGCGGGGCAGCATGGCGAAGACGTCGACGGGACGGAGATGGGCGCGATCGGGCGCTTTGCCCTGAGCGTGTTCCCACACGCGGCGCGCATTGGTCATGTGGAAGCTGGGATCGGTCGTCATGGCGTCGCCGTGGCAATCGGCGCAACCGACATTGCGGTGGGTGGAGGTCATCCACTGCCCGACGGGCGTACCCATTTCATGGCAACGGGCACAGGCGGCGGGTCCGCCGGATTCGTAGACAAAACTGGCCGCGGGCACCATCAGAACCAGTGCGGCAGCTAGAAGAGCGACAACAACTGCGATCTTCATCGCGCACCGCCTGTGATGTGGCCGGCCACACGGTAGGCGTTGGCCATGATGGTGAGAACCGGATTGAATCCCCCGTTGGTGACGTGAACGGAGCCGTCGACGACATAGACGTTGTCGGTGTCATGGATCCGGCACCAGCGATCGACCACCGAGGTGCGCGGATCGTTGCCCATGCGGCAGGTGCCCGCCTGGTGCTGGCCCCCGCTGGTGCCCTGCCCTGCCTTCTTGGGCCAGGTGAGGACCGCTCCGGAGGCCTTCAACCAAGCCTCGGCTTTCGTGGTGATGTAGTCGCCAATCTCGATGGTGTGTGGGTGCTTGTTGCCACTCAGGCGAGCGACGGGAATCCCGAACTTGTCGCGGACGCGCGGGTCCACGGTCACGCGCGATTCAAAGAAGGGCATTTCCTGCGTAGGCCCTTGCACGGCAACGGAACGGCGATAGAAGCGCCGCACGAACTCCTTGTGCGCCAGACCCCAGCGCGGTATGCCGGGCGCGCGCAGTCCACTGACGAACTGATAGGGCAGCCGGATGAACTCGTTGGCCAGCATCGCGCCACCGGCCAGATCAGGATTGCCATGGTTGTAGTCGCAGATGGCGATACCGGCGCCCGGTCCGACATCGTCATAGGTGTCCTCGTCGAAGAGGCCGAACGCGCCGGTGTAGGTGTGTCCCTGGAGATTGCGGCCCACCCAGTCGTGGCGATTGCCCAGCCCTTGGGGATGCAGCCGCGACTTGCTGTTCAGCAGCAGCCGCGCCGATTCGATGGCCGAGGCGGAGACGATGACGTAGTCGGCTGGCTGCTCCCACAACTGGCCCTCGCGATCGAAGTAGGCGACGCCGGTGGCCTTGCCATGCTCGTCGACGAGAATCTGCTGCACCATGCACTGTAGCCGCAGTTCTAGCAAACCCGTCTTCAGCGCGACGGGCAGCACCGTGTTCTGCGTTCCGCATTTCGCGTCCACCTCGCAGGCGAAGCCCACGCACCAGCGGCAGCGCATGCAGGCGGGCCGTCCGTTGTAGGGCACGGAGTTGCGCAGCATGGGGATGTGAAACGGGTGGAGCCCCAGCGCCTTGGCGCCTTTTTCCAGGATGAGGTGCTCGCGTGTGGCCGGCAGCGGCGGCATGGGCAGGGGCTTGTTGCGCGGCCCATGGAACGGATCGGTGGAGACATCGCCCGAGACGCCGATCTCCCACTCGGCCTTCTCGTAGAAGGGCTCGAGCTCGTCGTAGGTGATGGGCCAGTCGGCCAGGGTGGAGCCTTCCACGGCGCGCGGCACTTTGGCGCCGTACACCGTCTTCATCTGAAAGTCGTTGGGATGAAAACGCCAGGCCATGGCGCCATAGGAGAGAGTGCCGCCGCCCACGCAGGCTGCATTGTTGGAGTAACCCGGCCCGGACGGTTCCACCAGGCGCTCGCTGCCGTTACTGCCGACGACCACACGCGGATTGCCGTCGTCGTCGGGACCAAAAGGATGTCCCAGCGTGGAGTTGCGCTGGTTCCTCAGATCGTCCTTGCGGCAGTCGTTGGCGGTGTACCATT is a genomic window containing:
- a CDS encoding GMC family oxidoreductase, which translates into the protein MSALPKVKAVIIGAGAGGPIVAKQFTQAGWPVVLLERGKWYTANDCRKDDLRNQRNSTLGHPFGPDDDGNPRVVVGSNGSERLVEPSGPGYSNNAACVGGGTLSYGAMAWRFHPNDFQMKTVYGAKVPRAVEGSTLADWPITYDELEPFYEKAEWEIGVSGDVSTDPFHGPRNKPLPMPPLPATREHLILEKGAKALGLHPFHIPMLRNSVPYNGRPACMRCRWCVGFACEVDAKCGTQNTVLPVALKTGLLELRLQCMVQQILVDEHGKATGVAYFDREGQLWEQPADYVIVSASAIESARLLLNSKSRLHPQGLGNRHDWVGRNLQGHTYTGAFGLFDEDTYDDVGPGAGIAICDYNHGNPDLAGGAMLANEFIRLPYQFVSGLRAPGIPRWGLAHKEFVRRFYRRSVAVQGPTQEMPFFESRVTVDPRVRDKFGIPVARLSGNKHPHTIEIGDYITTKAEAWLKASGAVLTWPKKAGQGTSGGQHQAGTCRMGNDPRTSVVDRWCRIHDTDNVYVVDGSVHVTNGGFNPVLTIMANAYRVAGHITGGAR